From the Ursus arctos isolate Adak ecotype North America unplaced genomic scaffold, UrsArc2.0 scaffold_36, whole genome shotgun sequence genome, one window contains:
- the BLOC1S6 gene encoding biogenesis of lysosome-related organelles complex 1 subunit 6 encodes MSVPGPTSPDGVLAGPPHGLGAREPTPGLSDASPDEGLLEDLTVEDKAVEQLAEGLLSHYLPDLQRSKQALQELTQNQVVLLDTLEQEISKFKECHSMLDINALFTEAKHYHAKLVNIRKEMLMLHEKTSKLKKRALKLQQKRQKEELEREQQREKEFEREKQLTARPAKRT; translated from the exons ATGAGTGTTCCTGGGCCGACGTCCCCGGACGGGGTCCTGGCAGGGCCACCCCACGGCCTGGGGGCCAGGGAGCCGACGCCGG GTTTAAGTGATGCTTCTCCAGATGAAGGGTTACTGGAGGACCTGACTGTAGAGGACAAAGCTGTGGAGCAGCTGGCAGAAGGACTGCTCTCTCACTACCTGCCAGATCTGCAGAGATCAAAACAAGCTCTTCAGGAACTCAC ACAGAACCAAGTTGTATTACTAGATACACTGGAACAAGagatttcaaaatttaaagaatgTCATTCTATGCTGGATATTAATGCTTTG TTCACTGAAGCTAAACACTATCATGCCAAGTTGGTGAATATAAGAAAAGAGATGTTGATGCTTCATGAAAAGACGTCGAAGTTAAAA AAAAGAGCACTTAAACTACagcagaagaggcagaaagaagagtTGGAAAGGGAGCAGCAACGTGAGAAggaatttgagagagaaaagcagtTAACTGCCAGACCAGCTAAGAGGACATGA